GTCAATGCAGCAACCTTCAAAGCTCCTTTCCTAGGAAACTGCCCTTCTAATCTAGGGTCTATTATATGGTGCAACTTTCTTTGATCTCTCAAAAGAGGCCTTGCCCATTCCACAAGGGTTCGTTCTCTATTGGGTCGGCACTTATCCACTACCCTTCTTCCTGTAAGCAATTCCAACAAAACCACTCCATAGCTATACACATCACTCTTGGTGGAAAGGTGACCTGGGGTCAGGCAATGAATTAATCATGCGATTCttgagaaacaaaaacaaaaatcactGAGTTTGAAAGATCTTTGAGCCTTTGAAATTAATCAAGTTACCacaaaaggcaaagttaatGACATCTTATGTATACCTGACATGATGTACTCAGGGGCAGCATAGCCTCGGGTTCCCATTATGCATGTTGTCGTTACATGTGTGTCTTCCCCTTCAGGACCATCTTTTGCTAGCCCAAGATCTGATAATTTAGCCGTGTAATCCTGGATttgtaaagataaaataaagagtTTGTCTTTTAATCATGATTTTTCATACAAtcttttacaataaatttttgAAGTTCTAGAAAGATTTCTGATTAGTTAGACAGCGTATCAACATTAAAATgtaacataaaataaacaatcaTATATACTGTAAAAACTTCTTGTTGCATACAGGAAGATGATGTAGGCCATTAGAAGATATCTTATCATCCGTCAGAAAAGATTTGAACATACCGAGTCAAGTAAGATGTTTGAAGTTTTGAAATCTCTGTATATTACAGGTTTATCTGCTTCGTGAAGGAAGGCCAGACCCTTAGCTGCACCCAATGAAATCTTCATCCTGGTTGACCATGGCAAGGCAGCAGAGTATCCTGCTTGAATTAGAACAAAACTTAGGCTTAGTTTATATATACCACTGAATCAATCAGAATACTCACACAGAATAACCCAGGGACTTTGTACTTGATTACGCTCCTTCCTTGATGGggataagaaagagaaaaataggtagaataaagaaaaacatcatTACATACTTCTGAATAGTTGATTCTCCAAGCTGCCTCTAGCCATGTATTCATACACAAGAAGCCTGTGCTCCTCCTCACAACAGTAGCCAATTAACTTAACAAGATGTGGATGCCTCAGCTGTCCAAGAAATATAATCTCCGCctatagaagaaaaatatgtgCCAAGCTAGTGTCAGATATTCTTCAACCATGTTTCATTAGCTAGATTTTATTCATTGGActagtatttttaaattgatttacgACTATATTAGAATGGGTTGAAGCAAAAAATGCAAACAGACTAACCAGCCACTCCCTGTGACCTTGGAAGCCATCCAAGTTCAGTTGTTTCACTGCTACAGACTGAGCCTTCAAACCAGGCCTAAGTTTGTCATCAACAAAACCTTTGTACACAGGTCCGAACCCTCCTTCACCCAGAAGATTACTCCATGAGAAATTATGTGTTGCTTCCCTTAGCTCCTCTAGGGTGAATGTGTAAAGCTTTGGGCCAACAAGGGAAATGGAAAGATCTTCAATGGCCTGAGGGGAGCTAGGAATGCTTATATCCGAGAGGCATAACCTTTGGAAAGAACCTTGTTTCAAAACCTGTTTCTCTGATTCCTGTAAGGAACTTTGAGTCTTGTAACAGTTTAAGATCAACACAATAGACTTCCATGTAATCTTTTTAGAACTCATTTAGAAAAACCAGTATGTGTATGTATGTGCAATACTCTGAACAAAACCACTTCCTTTGCTCTTAAGCCTAGGGAATTATAAAGACAACATAGAAAATGACTTAActgataatattaaaaaagtatatgaAGGGTGAGAAGTTTGTAGCACATACATTCTCCCAAGTCCTAACTAcccttagaaaaaaaaaaacatagaaagatTCCTTGACTTCTAGACCTCTTTCTGAATTGGGATGCCATGCCATATTGCCCCTTGGCAGAGTAATACTACATGCATGaatgacttttattttatttgctgttacaatatttttatgtcATAATTATAATTGTTGTCCTATTTTCAATTGATTAGATGTCAAGAAACTCGACTACCTATAGACTTCAATGTTACCCAACACTTCTCCAACCCCTTACAAACATGTATCCAATCTCTATTTTGTCTCCATAGCCATTTAGTCGTACACTTATTTTTGTATAGCTGTTGATGAGCATTCCAGTGAAGGTCTTACAATTTGACATAATTTGCCAGGTGCAAAACCAACAATTCCATATTATCGAATCTTTTAGCACATTAGACggttttctttgtttattcAATTGATACATTTCCCAGTTTCTGGTAGGTCACACTTTTCTCTATTGTTGTTGTTAAGATGTCAACTTCAAACATGGCAGCCCGACAATAGACTCTCCTTTGCAATTTTTAATGTGGTAATCAAGGATAGCTTCCTGACCGAGGATACTAAGAATTTAGTATTCATAGAATCCTAATAAATCCATCAAATACATCTCCTTGGTCTAGGCCTCAGTTTCAGAAATAACGACGAAAAACTTCAAAAGGCttgagatattttaaaattgtcgAAAGGGAaaaatataccaaaataaaaacaaaaggataGGTAGCCTTCACAAAGGTCAAAGAGAAAGGGTGAACCAATCAATCTAACCATTAACCACTTCTATCCCCAGTGGAAAATATACCAAAACTCTACACAACTTATTATGCTAATCGTTGCATCATTCTTTGACAATTGAATTGCCCTTTCCAAGTGCTTAAAGACCATAAGTATGACCAAAATAAGAAAGGggaaaaagttatatatatatatatatactttaattgTGTAAACTTGTGTTCAGTATGAAAGATAAATTAGCTTTGAAAACACTCAAGCCAACAGCGAGAGTTCCGGTACATGTTAAACTTCAGATACTGAACATTGTGGAGGTCATTATCAGGGTAATGAGTTGTATCAGGGATTGTAGTAGGtaagttaaaaagttaaaacCAACGTTGTTTCATTCCACAGACTCAACTTCTGCAGAATAAAAGTTCATGTTACCTTAAATCCTACTAAACTTTGCATgaattcttgatttttcttatttttatttaatataagacTTGTATTCCTGACTGATGCAAGTTCATAACTTAATGTCATGGTGTGGCAAACTGCAATGTAATTGCTAGTAAGTGTTGGGTAGATGTCATTTGTCTGTTTGATTCTGGTGTTTCATAGTTTTCCCGCAACAAGTGCAAGAAGAGTTCAGTTCCATGCTTGGAACAGGAACATGTGATGACACTCTAAAATCAAAACTGGCTTCTGTGTCTCTACCATAATAATGTGAaatttctaatcattttttcAATGGCCGCGTAAGAATTA
This Vigna angularis cultivar LongXiaoDou No.4 chromosome 4, ASM1680809v1, whole genome shotgun sequence DNA region includes the following protein-coding sequences:
- the LOC108330010 gene encoding serine/threonine-protein kinase RIPK, encoding MSSKKITWKSIVLILNCYKTQSSLQESEKQVLKQGSFQRLCLSDISIPSSPQAIEDLSISLVGPKLYTFTLEELREATHNFSWSNLLGEGGFGPVYKGFVDDKLRPGLKAQSVAVKQLNLDGFQGHREWLAEIIFLGQLRHPHLVKLIGYCCEEEHRLLVYEYMARGSLENQLFRRYSAALPWSTRMKISLGAAKGLAFLHEADKPVIYRDFKTSNILLDSDYTAKLSDLGLAKDGPEGEDTHVTTTCIMGTRGYAAPEYIMSGHLSTKSDVYSYGVVLLELLTGRRVVDKCRPNRERTLVEWARPLLRDQRKLHHIIDPRLEGQFPRKGALKVAALTYKCLSHHPYPRPAMSDVVKILESLQDFDDVIIGPFVYVAVTESSQ